The Burkholderia mallei ATCC 23344 genome has a window encoding:
- a CDS encoding PucR family transcriptional regulator encodes MSLTISEILQLPGLEELQLRAGERSVQRPVRWYYVAENEGIADWVMGGELVFVTGINHPCDEANLLQLIREGAKSRIAGMVILTGEAFIRRIPDSVVALAEQLEIVLIEQPYLLKMVIVTQLIGTALARHENTLRSQRDIVNQLLTGDYPSIDIAAHRARNLQLALDRPRRVVALRLAGVPALFEGRDPAAAEALLQDARQTVQRGLDDWLRDEEGALPVVEQGELFVLLLPCDDPRFRKQKLALGALRDALNRQTGPLALFVGISSTVGAARHYCRGLAEARQALGVAEGMRAGQGLCDYSELGVLKLLAAIPDPTLIDGFVKETLGNLLDSNRKHPTMLIETLEALLQENGNAIKAAEQLSIHRNTLNHRLRRIETQSGQSLADPYFRLNASVALLAWRMSDTQRQEF; translated from the coding sequence ATGAGTCTGACCATCAGCGAGATCCTGCAACTGCCCGGTCTCGAAGAGCTCCAGCTGCGCGCGGGCGAGCGCAGCGTGCAGCGGCCGGTGCGCTGGTACTACGTCGCGGAGAACGAAGGCATCGCCGATTGGGTGATGGGCGGCGAGCTCGTGTTCGTCACCGGGATCAATCATCCGTGCGACGAGGCGAACCTGCTGCAGCTGATTCGCGAGGGCGCGAAGAGCCGCATCGCCGGGATGGTGATCCTGACGGGCGAGGCGTTCATCCGCCGCATCCCCGATTCGGTCGTCGCGCTTGCCGAGCAGCTCGAGATCGTGCTGATCGAGCAGCCGTATCTGCTGAAGATGGTGATCGTCACGCAGTTGATCGGCACCGCGCTCGCGCGGCACGAGAACACGCTGCGCTCGCAGCGCGACATCGTGAACCAGCTGCTGACGGGCGACTACCCGAGCATCGACATCGCCGCCCATCGCGCGCGCAATCTGCAGCTCGCGCTCGATCGGCCGCGCCGCGTCGTCGCGCTGCGGCTCGCGGGCGTGCCCGCGCTTTTCGAAGGGCGCGATCCGGCCGCGGCGGAGGCGCTGCTGCAGGATGCACGGCAGACGGTTCAGCGCGGCCTCGACGACTGGCTGCGCGACGAGGAAGGCGCACTGCCCGTCGTCGAGCAGGGCGAGCTGTTCGTGCTGCTGCTGCCGTGCGACGATCCGCGCTTCAGGAAGCAAAAGCTCGCGCTCGGCGCGCTGCGCGACGCGTTGAACCGGCAAACCGGGCCGCTCGCGCTGTTCGTCGGGATTTCGTCGACGGTCGGCGCCGCGCGCCATTACTGCCGCGGGCTCGCCGAGGCGCGGCAGGCGCTCGGCGTCGCCGAGGGCATGCGCGCGGGGCAGGGCCTGTGCGACTACAGCGAGCTCGGCGTGCTGAAGCTGCTCGCCGCGATTCCCGATCCGACGCTGATCGACGGCTTCGTGAAGGAAACGCTCGGCAATCTGCTCGACAGCAACCGCAAGCATCCGACGATGCTGATCGAGACGCTCGAGGCGCTGCTTCAGGAAAACGGCAACGCGATCAAGGCGGCCGAGCAGTTGTCGATCCACCGCAACACGCTCAATCACCGGCTGCGCAGGATCGAGACGCAGTCGGGGCAATCGCTCGCCGATCCGTATTTTCGGCTGAACGCATCCGTCGCGCTGCTCGCGTGGCGGATGTCGGATACGCAACGACAGGAGTTCTGA
- a CDS encoding SDR family oxidoreductase, which translates to MAAIDLLKPYAGLRVLVTGGASGIGLAIADAFAECGGQVHVCDASGKALAALAQRPSRAALGATLADVADAAAVERVFDDVTRTLGGLDVLVNNAGIAGPTGGIDEIDPAQWEQTVAVNLNAQFQFARRAVPMLRDAPHGGAIIALSSVAGRLGYALRTPYSATKWAVVGLVKSLAIELGPLGIRVNAIQPGIVRGPRIRRVIEARAAQLGIGYDEMQARYLEKISLRRMTDPDEIAATALFLCSPGGHGISGQAISVCGNVEAL; encoded by the coding sequence ATGGCTGCAATCGATCTGCTGAAACCGTACGCCGGGCTGCGCGTACTCGTGACGGGCGGCGCGTCCGGCATCGGGCTCGCGATCGCCGACGCGTTCGCCGAATGCGGCGGCCAGGTCCACGTCTGCGACGCATCCGGGAAGGCGCTCGCCGCGCTCGCGCAGCGCCCCTCGCGCGCCGCGCTCGGCGCGACGCTCGCCGACGTCGCCGACGCGGCCGCGGTCGAGCGCGTGTTCGACGACGTCACGCGCACGCTCGGCGGGCTCGACGTGCTCGTGAACAACGCCGGCATCGCCGGGCCGACGGGCGGCATCGACGAGATCGATCCCGCGCAATGGGAACAGACGGTCGCGGTCAACCTGAACGCGCAGTTCCAGTTCGCGCGCCGCGCGGTGCCGATGCTGCGCGACGCGCCGCACGGCGGCGCGATCATCGCGCTGTCGTCGGTCGCGGGGCGTCTCGGCTATGCGTTGCGCACGCCGTACTCGGCCACGAAATGGGCCGTCGTCGGCCTCGTGAAAAGCCTCGCGATCGAGCTCGGCCCGCTCGGCATCCGCGTGAACGCGATCCAGCCGGGCATCGTGCGCGGCCCGCGCATCCGCCGCGTGATCGAGGCGCGCGCCGCGCAACTCGGCATCGGCTACGACGAGATGCAGGCGCGCTATCTCGAGAAGATCTCGCTGCGCCGGATGACCGATCCGGACGAGATCGCCGCGACCGCGCTGTTCCTCTGCTCACCGGGCGGGCACGGGATTTCCGGGCAGGCGATTTCCGTCTGCGGCAACGTCGAGGCGCTCTGA
- a CDS encoding VOC family protein produces MHAVSRRPSLSSAVFYRDPRAALEWLERAFGFARGIVVSDAQGRIAHAELSFGDGVVMIGAAGWSEFAFSPESLDGKNTQCVHVQLESDLDAHCERARAAGAVILQEPADQFYGDRTYRARDPERHVWTFARTVRRVSREEAERHGGLSIEGGR; encoded by the coding sequence ATGCATGCCGTATCCCGTCGTCCGTCGTTGAGCAGCGCGGTGTTCTACCGCGATCCGCGCGCCGCGCTCGAATGGCTCGAGCGCGCATTCGGTTTTGCGCGCGGCATTGTCGTGAGCGATGCGCAAGGGCGCATCGCGCACGCCGAGCTGTCGTTCGGCGACGGCGTCGTGATGATCGGCGCCGCCGGCTGGAGCGAGTTCGCGTTCAGCCCCGAATCGCTCGACGGCAAGAACACGCAATGCGTGCACGTGCAGCTCGAGTCCGATCTCGACGCGCATTGCGAACGGGCCCGCGCCGCGGGCGCCGTGATCCTGCAGGAACCCGCCGATCAGTTCTACGGCGACCGTACGTACCGAGCACGCGATCCGGAGCGGCACGTCTGGACGTTCGCGCGGACGGTGCGCCGCGTGTCGCGCGAGGAAGCCGAGCGGCATGGCGGGCTTTCGATCGAAGGGGGGCGTTGA
- a CDS encoding MFS transporter, which translates to MSTPHAEAFCAPAGSARASLNRLLFRKLMPILITAYVISFLDRTNIAFAKHSMGIDLGLSSAAYGLGAGLFFVTYALFEIPSNLIMHRVGARFWIARIMITWGALSVAMALVRGETSFYAMRLLLGAAEAGLFPGVMLYLTYWFGHEERARATGYFLLGVCVANIVGGPLAGALLALDGALGLHGWQWLFIVEGVPAIALAFVVWARLPERPSDARWLAPELGRALERALASEQAQSAAAHGAQAFGVALRDPQIWLAIFVYFCHQLTIYTMIFFLPGIIGESGRFSPIVVGLLAAMPWLAAALGAATLPRFARDSSRSRRILCAGLGVMAAGLVCAAYAPPAAALASVCVAASMFFVVQSIVFTFPASRLAGSALAGGLGLVNTCGLLGGFVGPTVVGTIEQTTGHAKNGLALLAIALGVAALASLRLRHGHERAHPARPSRAR; encoded by the coding sequence ATGTCCACGCCTCATGCCGAAGCCTTCTGCGCGCCCGCCGGCAGCGCGCGCGCATCGCTGAACCGCCTGCTGTTTCGCAAGCTGATGCCGATTCTGATCACCGCGTACGTGATCAGCTTTCTCGACCGCACGAACATCGCGTTCGCGAAGCATTCGATGGGCATCGATCTCGGCCTCTCGTCGGCCGCCTACGGCCTCGGCGCGGGGCTCTTCTTCGTCACGTACGCATTGTTCGAGATCCCGAGCAATCTGATCATGCATCGCGTCGGCGCACGCTTCTGGATCGCGCGGATCATGATCACTTGGGGCGCGCTGTCCGTCGCGATGGCGCTCGTGCGCGGCGAGACGTCGTTCTACGCGATGCGGCTGCTGCTCGGCGCCGCCGAAGCGGGGCTCTTTCCCGGCGTGATGCTGTATCTGACGTACTGGTTCGGCCACGAGGAACGTGCGCGCGCGACCGGCTATTTCCTGCTCGGCGTATGCGTGGCGAACATCGTCGGCGGCCCGCTCGCGGGCGCGCTGCTCGCACTCGACGGCGCGCTCGGGCTGCACGGCTGGCAGTGGCTCTTCATCGTCGAAGGCGTGCCGGCGATCGCGCTCGCCTTCGTCGTCTGGGCCCGCCTGCCGGAGCGGCCGAGCGACGCCCGCTGGCTCGCGCCCGAGCTCGGCCGCGCACTCGAGCGCGCGCTCGCGAGCGAGCAGGCACAGAGCGCGGCGGCGCACGGCGCGCAGGCGTTCGGCGTCGCGCTGCGCGATCCGCAGATCTGGCTCGCGATCTTCGTGTACTTCTGCCATCAACTGACGATCTACACGATGATCTTCTTCCTGCCCGGCATCATCGGCGAATCGGGGCGCTTCAGCCCGATCGTCGTCGGCCTGCTCGCCGCGATGCCGTGGCTTGCCGCGGCGCTCGGCGCGGCGACATTGCCGCGCTTCGCGCGCGATTCGTCGCGATCGCGGCGGATTCTGTGCGCGGGGCTCGGGGTGATGGCCGCGGGGCTCGTCTGCGCGGCGTATGCGCCGCCCGCGGCCGCGCTCGCGAGCGTGTGCGTCGCCGCGTCGATGTTCTTCGTCGTGCAATCGATCGTCTTCACGTTCCCGGCCTCGCGCCTCGCGGGCAGCGCGCTCGCGGGCGGGCTCGGCCTCGTCAATACGTGCGGCCTGCTCGGCGGCTTCGTCGGGCCGACCGTCGTCGGCACGATCGAGCAGACGACCGGCCACGCGAAGAACGGTCTCGCGTTGCTCGCGATCGCGCTCGGCGTCGCCGCGCTCGCGAGCCTGCGGCTGCGGCACGGGCACGAACGCGCGCACCCGGCGCGGCCGAGCCGCGCGCGGTGA
- a CDS encoding 3-keto-5-aminohexanoate cleavage protein — MASPRKVIITCAPTGAIHTPSMSPHLPVTPREIEEAAIAAAEAGAAILHLHARDPADGRPTQDPAVFAEFLPRIKARTDAVINITTGGSPHMTVAERLRPAHHFQPEVASLNMGSMNFGLYPMLERFREFRHPWEREHLEKSRDLVFKNTFADIETILASCGANGTRFEFECYDISHLYNLAHFVERGLAKPPFFVQSVFGLLGGIGAHPEDLAHMRRTADRLFGADYVWSILGAGKHQIPLATIGAAQGANVRVGLEDSLWIAPGRLAESSAAQVRKIRQVLEGLSLEIATPAEARAMLALKGGGAVNF; from the coding sequence GTGGCCAGCCCCCGCAAAGTCATCATCACCTGCGCGCCGACGGGCGCGATCCATACACCGTCGATGTCGCCGCATCTACCCGTCACGCCGCGCGAGATCGAGGAAGCGGCGATCGCGGCGGCCGAAGCGGGCGCGGCGATCCTGCACCTGCACGCCCGCGATCCGGCCGACGGCCGGCCGACGCAGGACCCGGCCGTGTTCGCCGAGTTCCTGCCGCGCATCAAGGCGCGCACCGACGCGGTGATCAACATCACGACGGGCGGCAGCCCGCACATGACGGTCGCCGAGCGCCTGCGCCCCGCGCATCATTTCCAGCCCGAAGTCGCTTCGCTGAACATGGGCTCGATGAACTTCGGCCTGTATCCGATGCTCGAGCGCTTTCGCGAATTCCGGCATCCGTGGGAACGCGAACATCTGGAAAAGAGCCGCGACCTCGTGTTCAAGAACACGTTCGCCGACATCGAGACGATTCTCGCGAGCTGCGGCGCGAACGGCACCCGTTTCGAATTCGAGTGCTACGACATCTCGCACCTGTACAACCTCGCGCATTTCGTCGAGCGCGGGCTCGCGAAGCCGCCGTTCTTCGTCCAGAGCGTGTTCGGGCTGCTCGGCGGCATCGGCGCGCATCCGGAGGATCTCGCGCACATGCGCCGCACGGCGGACCGCCTGTTCGGCGCCGACTACGTGTGGTCGATTCTCGGCGCGGGCAAGCACCAGATTCCGCTCGCGACGATCGGCGCGGCCCAGGGCGCGAACGTACGCGTCGGCCTCGAGGATTCGTTGTGGATCGCCCCCGGCCGGCTCGCCGAATCGAGCGCCGCGCAGGTACGCAAGATTCGTCAGGTACTCGAAGGATTGTCGCTCGAGATCGCGACGCCCGCCGAAGCGCGCGCGATGCTCGCGCTCAAGGGCGGCGGCGCGGTCAACTTCTGA
- the codA gene encoding cytosine deaminase: MKLINATLRKRSGLFSIVLDGGAIASVTPQPARVDAPHAPRADVIDADGKLVIPPLVEPHIHLDAVLTAGEPEWNMSGTLFEGIERWAQRKATITHEDTKARAHAAIGMLRDHGIQHVRTHVDVTDPSLAALKAMLEVKDEARGLIDLQIVAFPQEGIESFGGGRALMERAIEVGADVVGGIPHFENTREQGVSSIRFLMDLAERSGCLVDVHCDETDDPNSRFLEVLAEEARVRGIGARVTASHTTAMGSYDNAYCSKLFRLLKRSQINFISCPTESIHLQGRFDTFPKRRGLTRVAELDRAGMNVCFGQDSIRDPWYPLGNGNILRALDAGLHICHMMGYQDLARSLDFVTEHSARAMHLGERYGIEPGRPANLVVLDASDDYEALRRQAKALLSIRGGEVIMRRVPERIAYPAAR, from the coding sequence ATGAAGCTCATCAACGCGACGCTGCGCAAGCGCAGCGGCCTTTTCAGCATCGTGCTCGACGGCGGCGCGATCGCGAGCGTCACGCCGCAGCCGGCGCGTGTCGACGCGCCGCACGCGCCGCGGGCGGACGTGATCGACGCCGACGGCAAGCTCGTGATCCCGCCGCTCGTCGAGCCGCACATCCATCTCGACGCGGTGCTGACGGCGGGCGAGCCCGAATGGAACATGAGCGGCACGCTGTTCGAGGGGATCGAGCGCTGGGCGCAGCGCAAGGCGACGATCACGCACGAGGACACGAAGGCCCGCGCGCATGCGGCGATCGGGATGTTGCGCGATCACGGCATTCAGCACGTGCGCACGCACGTCGACGTGACCGACCCTTCGCTCGCGGCGCTGAAGGCGATGCTCGAGGTGAAGGACGAGGCGCGCGGGCTGATCGATCTGCAGATCGTCGCGTTCCCGCAGGAAGGCATCGAATCGTTCGGCGGCGGCCGCGCGCTGATGGAGCGGGCAATCGAGGTGGGCGCGGACGTCGTCGGCGGCATTCCGCACTTCGAGAACACGCGCGAGCAGGGCGTGAGCTCGATCCGGTTCCTGATGGATCTCGCCGAGCGCAGCGGCTGCCTGGTCGATGTGCACTGCGACGAGACCGACGATCCGAACTCGCGCTTTCTCGAGGTGCTCGCCGAGGAAGCGCGCGTGCGCGGGATCGGCGCGCGCGTGACGGCGAGCCATACGACGGCGATGGGCTCGTACGACAATGCGTACTGCTCGAAGCTGTTCCGCTTGCTGAAGCGCTCGCAGATCAATTTCATCTCGTGCCCGACCGAAAGCATCCATCTGCAAGGCCGCTTCGATACGTTCCCGAAGCGCCGCGGTCTCACGCGCGTCGCCGAGCTCGATCGCGCCGGCATGAACGTGTGCTTCGGCCAGGATTCGATTCGGGACCCCTGGTATCCGCTCGGCAACGGCAACATCCTGCGCGCGCTCGATGCGGGGCTGCACATCTGCCACATGATGGGCTATCAGGATCTCGCGCGCAGCCTCGATTTCGTCACCGAGCACAGCGCGCGCGCGATGCATCTCGGCGAGCGCTACGGCATCGAGCCGGGGCGGCCGGCGAATCTCGTCGTGCTCGACGCATCCGACGATTACGAGGCGCTGCGGCGGCAGGCGAAGGCGCTGCTGTCGATTCGCGGCGGCGAAGTGATCATGCGCCGCGTGCCCGAGCGCATCGCGTACCCGGCCGCGCGCTGA
- the codB gene encoding cytosine permease encodes MATRGEFSLSEVPAHERKGALSITMVLLTFTFFTGTMFAGGKIGVAFRVVDMLWVAVVRNLLLAAYAAALAFVASRSGLNSVLMGRFCFGEVGSKLSDFLLGFAELGWYAWGTATVAIVLVKLLGWPASVTTPLMVLFGFGFSITAIVGYRGMDALSRVSVPLMFALLVVSMWIATRDVGGWPGLAKIAPTQPMSFAAAVTMVFGTFASGATQATNWTRLAKSGRAAVAASMIGFFVGNGLMIVAGAYCAIVYQQSDIVEVMMLQGLSIAAVVMLCLNLWTIQGPTIYNVSAAACHLLRSERRRTLTLVGAAVGIVLAIGGMYEMLIPFLILLGSIIPPVGGVILADFWYRHRGRYPAIASARLPRFNIAGLAAYAIGAALAYASPWIAPLVGIAASSFCYIVFVQIAGRAVRAPSVQGE; translated from the coding sequence ATGGCAACACGGGGCGAATTTTCATTGAGCGAGGTGCCCGCGCACGAGCGCAAAGGCGCACTGTCGATCACGATGGTGCTGCTCACCTTCACGTTCTTCACGGGTACGATGTTCGCGGGCGGCAAGATCGGCGTCGCGTTTCGCGTCGTCGACATGCTGTGGGTCGCGGTCGTCCGCAATCTGCTGCTTGCCGCCTATGCGGCCGCGCTCGCGTTCGTCGCGTCGCGCAGCGGGCTCAATTCGGTGCTGATGGGGCGTTTCTGTTTCGGCGAGGTCGGCAGCAAGCTGTCCGATTTCCTGCTCGGCTTCGCCGAACTCGGCTGGTATGCGTGGGGCACCGCGACGGTGGCGATCGTGCTCGTCAAGCTGCTCGGCTGGCCCGCGTCGGTGACGACGCCGCTGATGGTGCTGTTCGGGTTCGGCTTCTCGATTACCGCGATCGTCGGCTATCGCGGGATGGACGCGCTCTCGCGCGTGTCGGTGCCGCTGATGTTCGCGCTGCTCGTCGTGTCGATGTGGATCGCCACGCGCGACGTCGGCGGCTGGCCGGGCCTCGCGAAGATCGCGCCGACGCAGCCGATGAGCTTCGCCGCCGCGGTCACGATGGTGTTCGGCACGTTCGCGAGCGGCGCGACGCAGGCGACGAACTGGACGCGGCTCGCGAAGAGCGGCCGCGCGGCCGTCGCGGCGAGCATGATCGGCTTTTTCGTCGGCAATGGGCTGATGATCGTCGCGGGCGCGTATTGCGCGATCGTCTATCAGCAGTCCGACATCGTCGAAGTGATGATGCTGCAAGGGCTGTCGATCGCGGCCGTCGTGATGCTCTGCCTGAACCTGTGGACGATTCAGGGGCCGACGATCTACAACGTGTCGGCGGCCGCGTGCCATCTGTTGCGCAGCGAACGCCGCCGCACGCTGACGCTCGTCGGCGCGGCGGTCGGCATCGTGCTCGCGATCGGCGGCATGTACGAGATGCTGATCCCGTTCCTGATCCTGCTCGGCTCGATCATTCCGCCCGTCGGCGGCGTGATTCTCGCCGATTTCTGGTATCGGCACCGCGGCCGCTATCCGGCGATCGCGAGCGCCCGGCTGCCGCGCTTCAATATCGCCGGGCTCGCCGCATATGCGATCGGCGCGGCGCTCGCGTACGCATCGCCGTGGATCGCGCCGCTCGTCGGCATCGCCGCGTCGTCGTTCTGCTACATCGTGTTCGTGCAGATCGCGGGCCGCGCGGTGCGCGCGCCGTCGGTCCAGGGAGAGTGA